The following coding sequences are from one Leptolyngbya sp. NIES-3755 window:
- a CDS encoding integral membrane sensor hybrid histidine kinase (similar to AA sequence:cyanobase_aa:Npun_F5479), translating into MPFSIKTLSKSSRVRLRLVLVVPFVLQTFATVGLVGYFSFKNGQKAVNDLANQVIEKTNQLVVQHLDDYLATPWQINQLNLDAIERGTLNLNDRKQAGRHFWKQAQIYPSLSYIGYNLNNGDGAGAGRWIKGQDLVVNENVNQTDIAYATNPNGDRTKVVETMPYDATQDTWFTDVTKAKKPIWTRIYAAEGYESYVAASASAPIYDKNQRMIGVVGVDLLLTGIGDFLRQLKFSQAGRVFIIEKSGLLVANSIGEQPFKSVNGKPERVRAIASQDPLIQATAQHIQNLSSLAKSQRVQFDFKGERQFVELTPWKDQYGLDWLVVVVVPEHDFMAQINANAQTTIFLCLGALGIAIIFGIYTSRWIIQPIFDLGRASEAIASGDLDQTIQPSRVIEVNALGTSFNRMAKQLRESFNVLEQRVEERTAALQTAKEEAEASKLKADVANQAKSEFLANMSHELRTPLNGILGYAQILQRSQSINPKDQKGIEIIHQCGSHLLTLINDVLDLSKIEARKLELQTTEFYVPAFLQSVVEICRIKAEQKTITFQYVEAQDLVTAISADEKRLRQVLLNLLGNAIKFTDRDGKVTFIVRAQKLDEAYRIRFEIEDTGVGMSPDQLEKIFLPFEQVGDTRRQAEGTGLGLSISQSIVALMGSELHVESEAGVGSTFWFEIDVPEALNWSVTSRTDRQGTITGYEGQRRKILVVDDRWENRAILTGLLETIGFEIIEAIDGREGLEKAKTVVPDLIITDLLMPVMDGFELLKHLRQSEEFRQTPVIVSSASVFEIDQHQSIEAGANAFLAKPVQADALLDQLQQFLHLQWIYGSSEKVEPMTDAESTNEIIAPSEDNLALLYDLTMQGLVNELIKQCDRLEGDPKLIPFTQTIRRSAEQFQLDAIQTFLEQFL; encoded by the coding sequence ATGCCTTTCTCTATCAAAACGCTCTCTAAGTCAAGTCGAGTCCGGTTACGTCTTGTTTTAGTCGTCCCCTTCGTTCTACAAACCTTTGCAACGGTTGGACTGGTTGGTTATTTTTCGTTCAAAAATGGGCAAAAAGCTGTCAACGATCTAGCGAATCAAGTGATTGAAAAGACAAATCAGTTGGTGGTTCAACATTTGGATGACTATCTTGCAACTCCTTGGCAGATCAATCAATTGAATCTTGATGCGATCGAGCGCGGAACTCTGAATCTGAACGATCGCAAGCAAGCAGGACGGCATTTCTGGAAACAAGCCCAAATCTATCCAAGCCTTAGCTATATCGGCTATAACCTCAACAATGGAGATGGAGCAGGCGCGGGGCGATGGATTAAAGGGCAAGATTTGGTTGTCAATGAGAATGTGAATCAGACTGACATCGCCTACGCTACAAATCCGAATGGCGATCGCACTAAAGTTGTCGAGACGATGCCGTATGATGCGACTCAAGATACTTGGTTTACCGATGTTACTAAAGCAAAGAAGCCAATTTGGACTCGCATCTATGCAGCAGAAGGATACGAATCGTATGTAGCAGCTTCTGCTAGTGCTCCGATCTACGATAAAAATCAAAGAATGATCGGCGTGGTTGGCGTTGATCTGTTGCTGACGGGAATTGGTGATTTTCTACGTCAACTCAAGTTCAGTCAAGCGGGGCGAGTTTTCATCATTGAAAAGAGTGGGTTACTGGTTGCAAATTCGATCGGGGAACAACCGTTCAAAAGTGTCAATGGTAAACCAGAGCGAGTTCGTGCGATCGCATCACAAGATCCACTGATTCAAGCAACCGCACAGCACATTCAGAACTTATCATCGCTTGCGAAATCTCAACGAGTTCAATTCGATTTCAAGGGTGAACGGCAGTTTGTTGAGCTTACACCTTGGAAAGATCAGTATGGTCTAGATTGGCTTGTGGTTGTAGTTGTTCCTGAGCATGATTTCATGGCTCAAATCAATGCGAATGCTCAAACCACGATTTTCCTATGTTTGGGTGCACTAGGCATTGCGATTATCTTTGGAATTTATACTTCGCGCTGGATTATTCAACCAATTTTCGATTTAGGACGGGCATCAGAAGCGATCGCTTCCGGCGACTTAGATCAAACGATTCAACCGTCGAGAGTGATTGAAGTAAATGCGTTAGGAACTTCGTTTAATCGAATGGCGAAACAGCTTCGAGAGTCTTTTAATGTCTTAGAACAGCGAGTTGAAGAACGCACCGCAGCACTCCAAACCGCGAAAGAAGAGGCTGAAGCGTCAAAGCTCAAAGCAGATGTAGCAAACCAAGCAAAAAGCGAGTTTCTAGCCAACATGAGCCATGAACTCAGAACACCGTTGAATGGAATTCTGGGTTATGCTCAAATTTTGCAGCGATCGCAGTCCATCAATCCAAAAGACCAAAAAGGAATCGAGATTATTCATCAATGCGGGTCACATTTGTTAACGCTGATCAATGATGTTCTGGACTTATCAAAGATTGAAGCTCGTAAGCTAGAACTGCAAACAACTGAGTTTTATGTTCCTGCATTTTTGCAAAGTGTTGTTGAAATTTGCAGAATCAAAGCAGAACAGAAAACCATTACCTTCCAATATGTTGAAGCTCAAGACTTAGTCACTGCCATTTCAGCCGATGAGAAACGTCTGCGTCAAGTGCTGCTCAATCTATTGGGGAATGCGATTAAGTTTACCGATCGTGATGGCAAAGTAACTTTCATAGTCAGAGCGCAGAAGCTTGACGAAGCCTACCGAATTCGCTTTGAGATTGAAGATACCGGAGTCGGAATGTCTCCCGATCAGCTTGAGAAGATTTTCCTACCGTTTGAGCAAGTCGGAGATACGCGCCGTCAAGCAGAAGGAACCGGATTAGGGCTGTCTATTAGTCAAAGCATTGTTGCGTTGATGGGCAGTGAATTGCACGTTGAGAGTGAAGCGGGAGTGGGGAGTACATTCTGGTTTGAGATTGATGTGCCAGAAGCGCTGAATTGGTCAGTCACTTCTCGAACCGATCGACAAGGCACAATTACAGGATACGAAGGACAGAGACGCAAAATTCTAGTCGTAGACGATCGATGGGAAAATCGTGCCATTCTTACGGGATTACTGGAAACGATTGGATTTGAAATCATTGAAGCGATCGACGGTCGGGAAGGATTAGAAAAAGCGAAAACCGTTGTACCAGATTTGATCATTACCGATTTGCTCATGCCCGTGATGGATGGCTTTGAGTTGCTGAAACACCTGCGACAGTCAGAAGAATTCCGCCAAACGCCTGTGATTGTTTCTTCTGCTAGTGTGTTTGAGATTGATCAGCATCAAAGTATTGAAGCAGGTGCGAACGCTTTCTTGGCAAAACCTGTACAGGCAGATGCGTTACTCGACCAATTGCAGCAATTTTTGCACCTTCAGTGGATCTATGGAAGCTCAGAAAAAGTAGAACCCATGACTGACGCGGAATCTACGAATGAAATAATTGCTCCTTCCGAGGACAATCTAGCACTGCTCTATGACTTAACCATGCAAGGACTGGTGAATGAACTGATCAAACAGTGCGATCGCTTAGAGGGAGACCCGAAGTTAATTCCCTTTACGCAAACGATTCGCCGATCAGCAGAACAATTCCAACTTGATGCGATTCAAACTTTTCTTGAGCAATTTCTATGA
- a CDS encoding sulfur carrier protein ThiS (similar to AA sequence:cyanobase_aa:LBDG_36180) produces the protein MAVKVLIPTPLQKLTNDQATVECSGETISALLESLESSCPGIKARLCDEQGKLRRFVNFYVNSEDIRFLDNENTALKDGDEVSIIPAIAGG, from the coding sequence ATGGCTGTCAAAGTTCTAATTCCAACCCCGCTGCAAAAACTCACTAATGATCAAGCCACTGTCGAATGCAGTGGTGAAACGATCAGTGCATTGTTAGAGTCGCTTGAATCTAGCTGTCCGGGTATCAAAGCACGTTTGTGTGATGAGCAAGGCAAGCTCCGTCGCTTCGTCAATTTCTATGTCAACAGCGAAGATATTCGATTTCTTGATAATGAGAATACTGCGCTGAAAGATGGCGACGAAGTAAGCATTATTCCTGCGATCGCGGGCGGCTGA
- a CDS encoding hypothetical protein (similar to AA sequence:cyanobase_aa:LBDG_36200) yields MSRLFRSIVILSLASSISLPAIAESAPETAPTQTGIAKPEVTSEKPVVVSQTEIAKPQEAPKPVEVTRIPLSSRIFAVPSMEQ; encoded by the coding sequence ATGTCTAGATTGTTCCGATCGATCGTCATTCTCAGTTTGGCTAGTTCGATTTCGTTACCTGCGATCGCCGAATCTGCTCCTGAAACCGCACCCACTCAAACCGGGATTGCTAAACCAGAAGTAACATCAGAAAAACCTGTCGTCGTGTCACAAACTGAGATTGCTAAACCGCAAGAAGCTCCAAAACCTGTAGAAGTGACTCGAATTCCGCTCAGTAGCCGGATTTTTGCCGTCCCCTCAATGGAACAATAA
- a CDS encoding hypothetical protein (hypothetical protein PCC7424_3402;~similar to AA sequence:cyanobase_aa:LBDG_36140), with the protein MDAARSPRRIDYLLRKADYVNWHRQQSNRQILRSQQGFSEVESSRPKACRGCVNYHGVSYGYSRDRRTPLICGFHPFGWEGSDCPDWEAIRNS; encoded by the coding sequence ATGGATGCAGCTAGATCCCCGCGACGAATCGATTATTTATTGCGTAAAGCGGATTATGTAAACTGGCATCGTCAGCAAAGTAATCGGCAAATTTTACGATCGCAACAAGGATTCAGCGAGGTCGAGTCGTCCCGCCCTAAAGCCTGTCGTGGCTGTGTGAACTATCACGGAGTTTCGTATGGTTACAGTCGCGATCGACGCACTCCATTAATTTGTGGCTTCCATCCATTCGGTTGGGAGGGTTCCGATTGTCCGGACTGGGAAGCGATTAGGAATTCATAA
- a CDS encoding serine/threonine protein kinase with WD40 repeats (similar to AA sequence:cyanobase_aa:LBDG_36150), with protein sequence MTYCINPDCPHPNNPDGLEFCQTCGTKLIEKLRGRYRILQPLGQGGFGKTFLAVDEDRLGTRCVIKQFSPQLKGTKALDKAIQLFEQEAVRLHELGEHPHIPALLAYFEQDQRLYLVQQFIEGSTLAQELAQMGAFNEQKIREVLVRLLPILKFVHDRHVIHRDITPANIIRRKLDGRLVLIDFGIAKVLTETSSVQPGTRIGTEGYAPIEQLRNGKAYPASDLYSLGATCLYLMTQVRPEELHDPLSGRWLWREHLELRGGGISERIGEILDRMLKDLVSERYQTADEVMHDLRMALSTPAIATPAKQSTNGKSANFSMPFPMTEPPLEARPSQPKPSAPKVSAPPPPPSVPVSASRKSSQPRKCLYTLYGHTAWVISIAMSPDRKTLVSGSLDDRILIWDLNTGDRLGTLTGHTKSINSLAFSPEGGRLASCSDDDSIKIWRFPNGDLMRSLSGHLRDVNSVGFSPDGQFLVSGSEDRTICVWRSTTGELLQKFITPGMVRSIAISPNGQIVASGGLDHQITLWNLITSQQIRTLSGHQNSILSIAINPQGDRLVSASKDKTIRIWQPNTGELLQTLIGHSDIVNAIAISPDSKTLISGSNDKTIKLWNLQTGELICTLNEHTHAVNAIAISTDGKMFASGSSDNTIKVWQMSV encoded by the coding sequence ATGACGTACTGTATTAACCCTGATTGCCCTCACCCGAATAATCCTGACGGTCTCGAATTCTGTCAGACCTGCGGGACAAAGTTAATTGAAAAACTCAGAGGACGATATCGAATTCTGCAACCACTGGGACAAGGCGGATTTGGTAAAACTTTTCTCGCAGTGGATGAGGATCGCTTGGGAACTCGATGCGTGATCAAGCAATTCTCACCACAGCTAAAAGGAACAAAGGCACTCGATAAAGCGATTCAACTATTTGAACAAGAAGCCGTTCGACTGCATGAACTTGGTGAACATCCGCATATTCCCGCGCTTCTCGCTTATTTTGAGCAGGATCAACGACTCTATTTAGTGCAGCAATTCATTGAAGGTTCGACGCTGGCGCAAGAATTAGCACAGATGGGAGCGTTCAACGAGCAAAAGATTCGAGAAGTCTTGGTGCGACTGTTGCCGATTTTGAAATTTGTCCACGATCGACATGTGATTCACCGCGACATCACTCCCGCAAATATCATTCGTCGCAAGCTTGACGGGCGATTGGTTTTAATCGATTTCGGAATTGCAAAAGTACTGACTGAGACAAGTTCGGTACAGCCTGGAACGAGGATTGGAACAGAAGGATATGCGCCGATCGAACAATTGCGAAATGGAAAAGCGTATCCTGCGAGCGATTTGTACAGTTTAGGTGCGACTTGTTTGTATTTAATGACGCAGGTTCGACCAGAAGAATTGCATGATCCGCTCTCCGGTCGCTGGCTCTGGCGTGAACATTTAGAACTGCGAGGTGGCGGAATCAGTGAGCGGATTGGGGAAATTCTCGATCGAATGCTAAAAGATCTCGTCAGCGAACGGTATCAAACCGCTGATGAAGTGATGCACGATTTGAGAATGGCACTTTCGACTCCTGCGATCGCGACTCCTGCAAAGCAGTCTACGAACGGAAAAAGCGCAAATTTCTCCATGCCATTTCCGATGACCGAGCCACCCTTAGAAGCACGACCTTCTCAGCCAAAACCCTCTGCACCAAAAGTATCTGCGCCACCGCCGCCCCCTTCAGTTCCGGTCAGTGCATCTCGAAAAAGTTCTCAACCTCGGAAATGCCTCTACACGCTGTATGGTCATACGGCTTGGGTGATCTCGATCGCCATGAGTCCCGATCGCAAAACTTTAGTCAGCGGCAGTTTAGACGATCGTATTTTGATCTGGGATTTGAACACGGGCGATCGTTTAGGAACATTAACCGGACATACAAAATCGATTAACAGTCTAGCTTTCAGCCCAGAAGGAGGACGATTAGCAAGCTGTAGCGATGATGATTCGATCAAGATTTGGCGATTCCCAAACGGAGATTTAATGCGATCGCTCTCTGGTCATTTGCGCGATGTCAATTCGGTTGGATTCAGCCCAGACGGACAATTCTTAGTCAGTGGCAGCGAAGATCGAACGATTTGTGTTTGGCGATCGACCACGGGAGAACTTTTACAGAAATTCATCACACCCGGAATGGTGCGATCGATTGCAATCAGTCCAAACGGTCAAATTGTTGCCAGTGGCGGACTCGATCATCAAATCACCCTATGGAATCTAATCACAAGTCAACAGATTCGGACATTAAGTGGACATCAGAATTCAATTTTGTCGATCGCGATTAATCCCCAAGGCGATCGATTAGTCAGCGCAAGCAAAGATAAAACAATCCGAATTTGGCAACCCAACACAGGCGAATTGCTCCAAACCTTAATCGGACATTCTGATATTGTGAACGCGATCGCAATTAGTCCCGACAGCAAAACCTTAATCAGTGGGAGCAACGACAAAACAATCAAGCTTTGGAACTTACAAACAGGCGAATTGATTTGTACGCTAAATGAACATACACACGCGGTCAATGCGATCGCGATCAGCACAGATGGAAAGATGTTTGCCAGTGGCAGTTCTGACAACACGATCAAAGTTTGGCAAATGTCTGTATGA
- a CDS encoding hypothetical protein (similar to AA sequence:cyanobase_aa:LBDG_23690) produces the protein MILELSGRTKYALMAMLELATIYDSGETLQIRQIAAAQNIPDRYLEQLLATLRRGGLISSERGKKGGYLLSRPPRKITLLEIVNCMEGGDPVETNDDGDSVSVKAICQIWQTVKRAADDVLERNSLQDLLEKRNYLEQPVTMYYI, from the coding sequence ATGATCCTAGAACTCTCAGGTCGAACGAAATATGCGCTGATGGCGATGCTCGAACTCGCCACGATCTACGATAGCGGTGAAACTCTTCAGATTCGGCAAATTGCAGCCGCACAGAACATTCCCGATCGCTATTTAGAACAATTGCTGGCAACCCTCAGACGCGGTGGACTAATTTCAAGTGAGCGTGGCAAAAAGGGGGGTTATCTTCTCTCACGACCTCCCAGAAAGATCACGCTGCTAGAGATTGTGAACTGTATGGAGGGTGGCGATCCGGTTGAAACCAATGACGATGGTGACTCGGTTTCAGTCAAAGCTATCTGTCAGATTTGGCAAACTGTAAAACGGGCAGCCGATGATGTTTTAGAGAGAAATAGCTTGCAAGACCTTCTGGAAAAGCGGAACTATCTAGAACAGCCTGTCACAATGTATTACATCTAG
- a CDS encoding phosphopantothenoylcysteine decarboxylase/phosphopantothenate/cysteine ligase (similar to AA sequence:cyanobase_aa:LBDG_36130), which translates to MAKRVLIGISGGIAAYKVCNVVSALAKEGIEVKVILTDSAQEFVSPLTFATLSRNSAYVDRQFWDASNPRPLHIELGEWADLFVIAPLTANTLAKLAYGMADNLLTNTVLASVCPVLLAPAMNTDMWEQRSTQRNWKELLSDPRYHSADPGSGILACDRVGTGRMAEPEELLVQIRSLLHTNGKRDLAGKNILISAGGTREHFDPVRFIGNPSTGKMGIAIAQAALHRGAQVTLVHAPIDAHLLAPIQNVRLVPVTSSAEMQQAMKEHFSIADYIVMSAAVGDVRSDLYSDSKLPKEQLPKSLELVSIPDIVAELSTLKKPHQTLIGFAAQTGDYVTPAIDKLKRKNLDAIVANPVDQPNSGFGSDTNQAVMIDRSGHQLTIPPCSKLELAHQLFDFMNS; encoded by the coding sequence GTGGCAAAACGAGTTCTAATTGGCATCAGTGGCGGAATTGCAGCTTATAAAGTGTGCAATGTGGTTTCAGCATTAGCAAAAGAGGGAATCGAAGTAAAAGTCATTCTCACGGATTCTGCTCAAGAATTTGTTTCGCCTTTGACGTTTGCAACACTGAGTCGAAATTCAGCTTATGTCGATCGACAATTTTGGGATGCTTCTAATCCTCGTCCTTTACACATTGAACTCGGTGAATGGGCGGATCTGTTCGTGATTGCTCCTTTGACTGCGAATACGTTAGCAAAACTCGCTTATGGTATGGCGGATAATTTGCTGACGAATACGGTTCTTGCTTCGGTTTGTCCGGTGTTGTTAGCACCTGCAATGAACACGGACATGTGGGAACAGAGATCGACACAACGCAACTGGAAAGAATTGCTTTCTGATCCTCGATATCATTCGGCTGATCCAGGCTCTGGAATTCTGGCTTGCGATCGCGTTGGAACCGGGCGCATGGCAGAACCGGAAGAATTGTTAGTACAGATTCGATCGCTGTTACATACGAATGGAAAACGAGATTTAGCAGGAAAAAATATCTTAATCAGTGCAGGAGGAACACGCGAGCACTTTGATCCAGTGCGGTTTATTGGCAATCCTTCGACTGGAAAAATGGGAATTGCGATCGCTCAAGCTGCTTTACATCGAGGCGCACAAGTTACCTTAGTTCACGCCCCAATTGATGCTCATCTTCTCGCCCCAATTCAAAATGTTCGTCTCGTTCCTGTGACTAGCTCCGCAGAAATGCAGCAAGCAATGAAAGAGCATTTTAGTATCGCGGATTATATTGTGATGTCTGCTGCTGTAGGTGATGTTCGATCTGATCTTTATAGTGATTCCAAACTTCCGAAAGAGCAGTTGCCAAAATCATTAGAGTTAGTGTCGATTCCTGATATCGTGGCTGAACTATCCACATTGAAGAAACCACATCAGACTTTGATTGGATTTGCGGCACAGACGGGCGACTATGTGACCCCTGCGATCGACAAACTAAAGCGAAAGAACTTAGATGCGATCGTTGCGAATCCGGTTGATCAACCCAACAGCGGATTTGGCAGTGATACGAATCAGGCAGTGATGATCGATCGATCAGGTCATCAACTTACAATTCCACCTTGCAGCAAGTTAGAACTCGCTCATCAGCTTTTTGATTTTATGAATTCCTAA
- a CDS encoding threonine synthase (similar to AA sequence:cyanobase_aa:LBDG_36170), which yields MTATYTRTSQSAFEALQCKECGAEYEPKATHVCELCFGPLEVKYDYDWLRKTVTRETIQAGPNSIWRYRPFLPVATDNVIDVGTGMTPLLQANRLARRLGLKKLYIKNDAVNMPTLSFKDRVVSVALSRARELGFTTVSCASTGNLANSTAAIAAHAGLDCCVFIPSDLEAGKVLGTLIYGPTVMAVHGNYDQVNRLCSEVANTHGWGFVNINLRPYYSEGSKTLGYEVIEQLGWQLPDHIVAPLASGSLFTKIYKGFKEFVEVGLVDEKAVRFSGAQAEGCSPIAKAFQEGRDFISPEKPNTIAKSIAIGNPADGVYAVDIARKTNGNIESVNDAEIIEGIKLLAETEGIFTETAGGTTIAVLKKLVEAGKIDPDETTVVYITGNGLKTQEAVQGYISEPFTIEPKLDSFERALERSRTLDRLEWQQVLV from the coding sequence ATGACCGCCACCTACACAAGAACCAGTCAATCTGCTTTTGAAGCGCTCCAATGTAAAGAGTGTGGAGCAGAGTATGAACCGAAAGCAACTCACGTGTGTGAGCTTTGTTTTGGTCCGTTGGAAGTGAAATACGACTATGACTGGCTTCGTAAAACGGTCACACGCGAAACCATTCAAGCAGGACCGAACTCGATTTGGCGGTATCGTCCGTTCCTGCCTGTTGCAACCGACAACGTGATCGATGTTGGAACCGGAATGACTCCTTTGTTGCAAGCTAATCGTTTGGCACGTCGCCTCGGTTTGAAGAAGCTCTACATCAAAAATGATGCGGTGAATATGCCGACTCTGAGCTTCAAAGATCGCGTGGTTTCAGTTGCTCTCAGTCGCGCTCGTGAATTGGGCTTTACGACGGTTTCTTGTGCGAGTACTGGAAATTTGGCAAACTCGACCGCAGCGATCGCGGCTCATGCAGGCTTAGATTGTTGTGTGTTCATTCCGTCCGACCTTGAAGCTGGAAAAGTGCTCGGAACTTTGATTTATGGTCCGACTGTAATGGCAGTTCACGGCAACTACGACCAAGTGAATCGCCTCTGTTCTGAGGTAGCAAACACTCACGGTTGGGGCTTCGTCAACATCAATCTTCGTCCTTACTATTCTGAAGGCTCGAAAACGCTTGGCTACGAAGTGATCGAACAACTCGGATGGCAACTTCCGGATCATATTGTTGCTCCGTTAGCATCAGGTTCACTCTTCACCAAGATCTACAAAGGATTCAAAGAATTCGTTGAAGTCGGATTGGTTGATGAGAAAGCCGTTCGATTCAGTGGCGCACAAGCGGAAGGATGTTCCCCGATCGCGAAAGCATTCCAAGAAGGACGCGACTTTATCTCACCTGAAAAACCGAACACGATTGCAAAATCGATCGCCATCGGAAATCCCGCTGATGGTGTGTACGCAGTCGATATCGCTCGTAAGACCAACGGAAACATCGAATCTGTGAATGATGCTGAAATCATCGAAGGCATCAAACTGCTGGCTGAAACCGAAGGTATCTTTACCGAGACTGCTGGTGGAACGACGATCGCAGTTCTGAAAAAATTGGTCGAGGCTGGCAAGATTGATCCAGATGAAACAACTGTCGTTTACATCACTGGAAACGGTCTGAAAACTCAAGAAGCGGTTCAAGGCTACATCAGCGAACCGTTCACGATCGAGCCGAAACTCGACAGCTTCGAGCGGGCATTGGAAAGATCCAGAACGCTCGATCGCTTAGAGTGGCAACAAGTTTTGGTTTAA
- a CDS encoding carbohydrate-selective porin OprB (similar to AA sequence:cyanobase_aa:LBDG_36190): protein MNLRFVLPILPLFLSLSLHSVSQAETQPAEDPSPTFDQVTSVSQLTDVQPTDWAFQALQSLVERYGCIAGYPDKTFRGNRALTRYEFAAGLNACLDRVNELIAASTADLVKREDLEKLQTLQTQFSSELATLKGRVDTLEARTATLESQQFSTTTKMNGFVVVGVQGRTENRGDRNPRDGQRDTNDPGTNINVINQNYLYFTTQFSPRDYLYFGFWNQTGSGSPRLTNDGRVGYDGEAFDLYLSDLNYHFLITDKLAAMVGTEGVYTSLAFRGPNRVESSFTGPLSYFAQRNPILNIGFGRGGAALDWQLAKRASLQAFYTTNIVGFFPNSLGGKGHNTAGVQLALTPINPIDIALYYINDYSPDGNLLSYVGDEQLTAVNPAIGASAPLQTNAFGATINWQINSRLSLGGWFGYTNSYIPGESGRVETTNYMAYLNFPDLFGKGNLGGLYIGQPPKITRSTLPTGNNVPDFLNTGLGRSGGQPGTTTHIEAFYRWQVTDNLSITPGLIWIVKPGHTPDSDSFVTGVIRSTFAF from the coding sequence ATGAATCTCCGTTTTGTTCTCCCAATTCTTCCTTTGTTCCTGAGTCTCAGTCTCCATTCTGTCAGTCAAGCTGAAACGCAACCCGCAGAAGATCCAAGTCCAACCTTTGATCAAGTTACTTCTGTTTCTCAGCTTACGGATGTACAGCCAACCGACTGGGCATTTCAAGCGCTCCAGTCCCTAGTCGAACGATATGGCTGCATTGCAGGCTATCCAGACAAAACCTTTCGGGGAAATCGTGCCCTGACTCGCTATGAATTTGCAGCCGGGTTGAACGCTTGTCTCGATCGAGTGAACGAACTCATTGCTGCTAGTACCGCAGATTTAGTCAAGCGAGAAGATTTAGAGAAGTTACAAACGCTGCAAACTCAATTTTCGTCTGAACTCGCAACCTTAAAAGGACGAGTAGATACTTTAGAAGCTCGAACTGCGACACTAGAATCACAGCAGTTCTCCACTACGACCAAGATGAATGGATTTGTCGTGGTTGGAGTGCAGGGACGGACCGAAAATCGAGGCGATCGTAATCCCAGAGATGGGCAGCGCGACACGAACGATCCTGGAACTAACATTAATGTCATCAATCAAAATTACCTTTATTTCACCACGCAATTCAGCCCGCGTGACTATCTCTATTTCGGCTTCTGGAATCAAACAGGCAGTGGTAGTCCTCGTTTGACCAATGATGGAAGAGTTGGATATGACGGAGAAGCTTTTGATTTGTATTTGAGTGATTTGAACTATCACTTTTTGATTACAGACAAGCTTGCTGCAATGGTTGGAACCGAAGGTGTGTATACGAGCTTGGCGTTTCGAGGTCCAAATCGGGTCGAAAGTTCATTCACCGGACCCCTCTCTTACTTTGCCCAACGCAATCCCATTCTGAATATTGGATTTGGACGCGGTGGAGCAGCGCTCGATTGGCAACTCGCAAAACGCGCTAGTTTGCAAGCTTTTTACACCACGAACATTGTCGGATTCTTTCCCAATTCTTTAGGCGGCAAGGGACATAACACGGCAGGTGTACAGCTTGCATTAACTCCGATTAACCCGATCGACATTGCTCTGTACTATATCAACGACTATTCACCAGACGGGAATCTCCTCAGCTATGTAGGCGATGAGCAACTGACCGCCGTGAATCCTGCGATCGGAGCTTCAGCACCCCTGCAAACGAATGCCTTTGGTGCAACTATCAATTGGCAAATCAATTCCCGTCTGAGTTTGGGAGGATGGTTTGGCTATACAAATTCCTACATTCCGGGTGAATCTGGACGAGTTGAAACCACGAACTATATGGCATATCTGAACTTTCCCGATCTGTTTGGAAAAGGGAATTTAGGCGGATTGTATATTGGTCAGCCGCCGAAGATTACTCGGAGTACTTTACCAACTGGAAACAATGTTCCGGACTTTCTTAATACTGGGCTGGGTCGATCGGGCGGACAACCTGGAACAACGACGCATATTGAAGCTTTCTATCGCTGGCAGGTGACTGATAATCTCAGTATTACTCCTGGCTTGATTTGGATTGTGAAACCAGGACACACTCCGGATAGTGATTCTTTCGTGACTGGGGTAATTCGATCGACATTCGCGTTCTAA
- a CDS encoding hypothetical protein (similar to AA sequence:cyanobase_aa:LBDG_36160), with protein sequence MSDSISVTVKLFAAYQDAYGSPELKLELPEGATVMDVCDRILLDRPQLAPLKEITQFGVNLEFVSPDTIVQNGDEIVLIPPVSGG encoded by the coding sequence ATGTCTGACTCGATTTCTGTGACCGTAAAACTGTTTGCGGCGTATCAAGATGCGTATGGATCGCCCGAATTGAAGCTAGAACTGCCCGAAGGCGCGACTGTGATGGACGTGTGCGATCGCATTTTGCTCGATCGTCCTCAACTCGCCCCACTCAAAGAAATTACTCAATTCGGCGTAAATTTGGAATTTGTTTCGCCAGATACGATCGTCCAAAATGGGGATGAAATCGTGCTAATTCCCCCGGTGAGTGGAGGTTGA